One segment of Niveibacterium microcysteis DNA contains the following:
- a CDS encoding hydrogenase 4 subunit F encodes MELLPALLLVPLVASALAFASRWAGAAAKPLVTLIHAASMTVLLLGTLRLAGELLLVDQITALHGWMQVDSLGAVFLGLIGVVGFLIGLYAIGYMNYELAHGAIDVGRLCNFYGIFNLFVFTMLLAVTANNVIMMWVAVEATTLGSAFLVGFYGKRSSLEAAWKYVIICTVGVAFGLYGVVLVYSNGVAVLPVVGDASSWTALLAQAQLLDPTLVKLAFVFVLIGFGTKAGLFPMHAWLPDAHSEAPSPISALLSAVLLNCAMLIVLRFGMVAAKAVGPAFPQTLLLIFGLLSVGVAAFFIVVQRDIKRLLAYSSVENMGLIAFAFGLGGPLGILAGLLHTINHSLVKALMFCGSGNILIKYGTPSMDSVKGVLKVAPVTGALFIAGALALGGVPPFNIFISEFMVVTAGLAAGHPWLIGLCLLLLTIVLAGLVRMLAATVFGAAPEGIPRGDTGALTLLPMGVLLVAMLVMGIRAPAPVSQLLARAAAQVQTGSQPQMAQVQAPDAAATPSPDAAPAAQ; translated from the coding sequence ATGGAACTGCTCCCCGCCCTGCTGCTGGTCCCGCTGGTCGCCTCGGCCCTCGCGTTCGCATCGCGCTGGGCCGGCGCCGCCGCGAAGCCGCTGGTCACGCTGATCCACGCTGCGAGCATGACGGTGCTGCTGCTCGGCACGCTCAGGCTCGCCGGCGAGTTGCTGCTGGTCGACCAGATCACCGCGCTGCACGGCTGGATGCAGGTGGATAGCCTCGGCGCTGTCTTCCTCGGCCTGATCGGCGTGGTGGGGTTCCTGATCGGCCTCTACGCGATCGGTTACATGAACTACGAGCTGGCGCATGGCGCCATCGACGTCGGCCGCCTGTGCAACTTCTACGGCATCTTCAACCTGTTCGTGTTCACGATGCTGCTGGCGGTGACCGCCAACAACGTGATCATGATGTGGGTGGCGGTCGAGGCGACGACGCTGGGTTCGGCCTTCCTGGTCGGCTTCTACGGCAAACGCTCCTCGCTCGAGGCGGCCTGGAAGTACGTGATCATCTGCACCGTCGGCGTAGCCTTCGGCCTGTACGGCGTGGTGCTGGTGTACTCCAACGGCGTCGCGGTGCTGCCGGTCGTGGGCGATGCCTCCAGCTGGACGGCGCTGCTCGCGCAAGCGCAGCTGCTGGACCCGACGCTGGTGAAGCTGGCCTTCGTGTTCGTGCTGATCGGCTTCGGCACCAAGGCCGGCCTGTTCCCGATGCACGCCTGGCTGCCCGACGCGCACTCCGAAGCGCCCAGCCCGATCAGCGCCCTGCTCTCCGCCGTGCTGCTCAACTGCGCAATGCTGATCGTGCTGCGCTTCGGCATGGTCGCCGCAAAAGCCGTCGGCCCCGCATTCCCGCAGACGCTGCTGCTGATCTTCGGCCTGCTGTCAGTGGGCGTCGCCGCGTTCTTCATCGTCGTGCAGCGCGACATCAAGCGTCTGCTTGCTTATTCCAGCGTCGAGAACATGGGCCTGATCGCCTTCGCGTTCGGCCTCGGCGGCCCGCTGGGCATCCTCGCCGGGCTGCTGCACACGATCAACCACAGCCTCGTGAAGGCGCTGATGTTCTGCGGCTCCGGCAACATCCTGATCAAGTACGGCACGCCGTCGATGGATTCGGTGAAGGGTGTGCTGAAGGTAGCGCCGGTCACCGGCGCGCTGTTCATCGCCGGCGCGCTCGCGCTGGGCGGCGTGCCGCCCTTCAACATCTTCATCAGCGAGTTCATGGTCGTCACCGCCGGCCTCGCAGCCGGCCACCCGTGGCTGATCGGTTTGTGTCTGCTGCTGCTGACCATCGTGCTGGCGGGCCTGGTGCGCATGCTCGCCGCCACCGTATTCGGGGCCGCGCCGGAAGGCATTCCGCGTGGCGACACCGGCGCGCTGACGCTGCTGCCGATGGGCGTGCTGCTGGTCGCGATGCTGGTGATGGGGATTCGTGCTCCGGCGCCGGTCAGCCAGTTGCTGGCCCGTGCCGCCGCACAGGTTCAGACAGGCAGCCAGCCGCAGATGGCACAAGTGCAGGCACCCGACGCGGCGGCCACGCCGTCGCCCGACGCTGCGCCAGCGGCCCAATAA
- a CDS encoding 4Fe-4S dicluster domain-containing protein: MNRFVIAEPARCIGCNTCMAACSMVHRAAGLQSQPRLTVTLHGGKTAPVLCRQCEDAPCARVCPVNAITHADDAIVLNETLCIGCKLCAIACPFGAITPSGTPASGVVPCGRDYVSPDMLTATEPTLEGSDSAATLHPILVSVTGVRSIAVKCDLCDFRAEGPECVRVCPTRAMHVVDNRALDNAGDLRRKQAATALAAHTPFGGEQEQ, translated from the coding sequence ATGAACCGTTTCGTGATCGCGGAACCTGCACGATGCATCGGCTGCAATACCTGCATGGCCGCATGCTCGATGGTGCATAGGGCCGCGGGTCTGCAGAGCCAGCCACGGCTGACCGTGACGCTGCATGGCGGCAAGACAGCACCCGTGCTGTGCCGCCAATGTGAGGATGCGCCGTGTGCGCGGGTGTGTCCGGTCAACGCCATCACGCACGCCGACGATGCGATCGTGCTGAACGAGACGCTGTGCATCGGCTGCAAGCTCTGCGCCATCGCCTGCCCCTTCGGCGCCATCACCCCGTCCGGCACGCCGGCCTCCGGTGTCGTGCCCTGCGGCCGCGACTATGTGTCGCCGGACATGCTAACCGCCACCGAGCCCACACTTGAAGGCTCGGACAGCGCAGCGACACTACATCCGATCCTGGTGTCCGTTACGGGTGTGCGCAGCATCGCAGTCAAATGCGACCTGTGCGACTTCCGCGCTGAAGGCCCCGAGTGCGTGCGGGTCTGCCCGACGCGCGCGATGCATGTGGTGGACAACCGCGCGCTGGACAACGCCGGCGACCTGCGTCGCAAGCAGGCAGCCACCGCGCTGGCCGCACACACCCCGTTCGGCGGGGAGCAGGAGCAATGA
- the hyfE gene encoding hydrogenase 4 membrane subunit translates to MNGPLIVNALAGLLIVTSLLVTMAGNATRAARLYAAQSLVLVLIFLTLAYTHGAHELYWWGLSAFVTKVVLVPWIMLRTLATLPEKEDLPGVLSPAVLIVVAALIVGLSCYAVSSVHLAVVDPLKPALGVSLGHFLLGLVCIVSQRNLLKQVFGFCLMENGSHLTLALLAWRAPELVEIGIATDAVFAVLIMVVLVRRIQRSMNTLDVRQLTALKG, encoded by the coding sequence ATGAACGGACCATTGATCGTCAACGCGCTGGCCGGGCTGCTAATCGTCACTTCACTGCTGGTGACGATGGCCGGCAACGCGACCCGCGCAGCCCGCCTCTATGCCGCGCAATCGCTCGTGCTGGTGCTGATCTTCCTGACCCTGGCCTACACCCACGGCGCACACGAGCTGTACTGGTGGGGCCTCTCCGCCTTCGTGACCAAGGTCGTGCTGGTGCCATGGATCATGCTGCGAACGCTCGCCACGCTGCCGGAGAAGGAAGACCTGCCCGGCGTGCTGAGCCCGGCCGTGCTGATCGTCGTGGCGGCCCTGATCGTCGGGCTGTCGTGCTACGCGGTCTCATCGGTACATCTCGCGGTGGTGGACCCGCTCAAGCCGGCGCTGGGCGTGTCGCTCGGCCACTTCCTGCTCGGCCTGGTATGCATCGTCAGCCAGCGCAATCTCCTCAAGCAGGTGTTCGGCTTCTGCCTGATGGAAAACGGCTCGCACCTGACGCTTGCGCTGCTGGCCTGGCGTGCGCCCGAACTGGTCGAGATCGGCATTGCGACCGACGCGGTTTTCGCGGTGCTGATCATGGTGGTGCTGGTGCGCCGCATCCAGCGCTCGATGAACACGCTCGACGTGCGACAACTCACGGCCTTGAAGGGCTGA
- the hyfB gene encoding hydrogenase 4 subunit B — protein sequence MNTPLGLLLLSVLLYLAGALGSLLLARRESLAILCSGITGLLGGLVGVAASLPVLLSGTTLRYLADGPFAFAHFAIRLDPLAALMVFVISALVAVCSLYATAYVREYAGRGAWAMGFFMNLFVASMVALVVSDNAFYFLIFFEMMSLASYFLVIFDQHEEAVSAGFLYFLIAHAGSVLIMAAFFILYSYSGNLDFDSFRTLHLTGPMASLVFLLAFVGFGAKAGMVPLHSWLPRAHPAAPSHASALMSGVMVKIGVFGIIKVGIDLLGATASWWGLLVLAVGAISAVLGVLYALAEKDLKRLLAYSTVENVGIILMGVGAGMVGIANHLPLLAAIGLLAAFYHLLNHAAFKGLLFLGAGSILYRTHTKDMDQLGGLATRMPWTAGAFLIGAMAICALPPLNGFVSEWFTYQALFSMGSSSDIFARLAGPVGMVMLALTGALAAACFVKAYGLSFSGLPRSAHAEHAQEAPLPMVIAMLLLAGLIVLCGIGAAWVSPVMATVAASLTHSAAAPVAIGQTLFPGDPGQAHLSIPLVTVLLLALPMLPMLLVAGLRGARLGRRHGGDAWACGYAQEQVMVPSAAGFAAQPLGHMFAPLYRVRDTLDPGAASRRAVQWCIDATTRIEPLWDAKVVQRVVDGVQWSGRKIQHLQHGDFRVYCLYVVVTLVVLLLVAV from the coding sequence ATGAACACGCCTCTCGGTCTCCTGCTGCTGTCTGTCCTGCTCTATCTTGCTGGCGCGCTCGGTTCGCTTTTACTGGCACGACGCGAATCGCTCGCAATCCTCTGCTCGGGCATCACAGGCCTGCTTGGCGGCCTGGTCGGCGTCGCCGCCAGCCTGCCCGTGCTGCTGAGTGGTACGACCCTTCGTTACCTTGCTGACGGCCCCTTCGCCTTCGCGCACTTTGCGATTCGCCTCGATCCGCTTGCCGCGTTGATGGTGTTCGTAATCTCGGCGCTGGTTGCGGTGTGCTCGCTGTATGCCACCGCCTATGTGCGCGAGTACGCCGGGCGCGGCGCCTGGGCGATGGGCTTCTTCATGAACCTGTTCGTCGCGTCGATGGTCGCGCTGGTGGTCAGCGACAACGCGTTCTACTTCCTCATCTTCTTCGAGATGATGTCGCTCGCCTCCTACTTCCTGGTCATCTTCGACCAGCATGAAGAGGCAGTCAGTGCGGGCTTCCTGTATTTCCTGATCGCGCACGCCGGGTCGGTGCTGATCATGGCGGCCTTCTTCATTCTCTACAGCTACAGCGGCAATCTGGACTTCGACAGCTTCCGCACGCTGCACCTGACCGGGCCGATGGCCTCGCTGGTGTTCCTGCTGGCCTTCGTCGGCTTCGGCGCCAAGGCCGGCATGGTGCCGCTGCACAGCTGGCTGCCACGCGCCCACCCGGCGGCGCCGTCGCACGCGTCCGCGCTGATGTCCGGCGTGATGGTGAAGATCGGCGTATTCGGCATCATCAAGGTCGGCATCGATCTGCTCGGCGCCACCGCAAGCTGGTGGGGCCTGCTCGTGCTGGCCGTGGGCGCGATCTCGGCAGTCCTCGGCGTGCTCTACGCGCTGGCCGAGAAAGACCTCAAGCGCCTGCTCGCGTACTCGACCGTCGAGAACGTCGGCATCATCCTGATGGGTGTCGGCGCCGGCATGGTTGGTATCGCAAACCACCTGCCCCTGCTCGCCGCGATCGGCCTGCTCGCTGCGTTCTACCACCTGCTCAACCACGCCGCCTTCAAGGGCCTGCTGTTCCTCGGTGCCGGGTCCATCCTTTACCGCACACATACCAAGGACATGGACCAGCTCGGTGGGCTCGCGACCCGCATGCCCTGGACGGCCGGCGCCTTCCTGATCGGCGCGATGGCGATCTGTGCGCTGCCGCCGCTCAACGGCTTCGTCAGCGAGTGGTTCACCTATCAGGCGTTGTTCTCGATGGGCAGCTCCAGCGACATCTTCGCCCGCCTCGCCGGACCGGTCGGCATGGTCATGCTGGCGCTGACCGGCGCGCTTGCCGCGGCCTGCTTCGTCAAGGCCTACGGTCTGAGCTTCTCCGGCCTGCCGCGCAGCGCCCATGCGGAGCATGCGCAGGAAGCGCCCCTGCCGATGGTGATCGCGATGCTCTTGCTGGCAGGGCTGATCGTGCTCTGCGGCATCGGCGCCGCTTGGGTGAGCCCGGTGATGGCCACGGTTGCCGCCTCGCTGACCCACTCCGCCGCCGCGCCGGTAGCGATCGGCCAGACCTTGTTCCCGGGTGACCCGGGGCAGGCGCATCTGTCGATCCCGCTGGTCACCGTGTTGCTGCTCGCGCTGCCGATGCTGCCGATGCTGCTGGTTGCCGGCCTGCGCGGCGCACGCCTCGGCCGCCGCCACGGCGGCGACGCCTGGGCCTGCGGCTATGCGCAGGAACAGGTGATGGTGCCCTCCGCTGCCGGCTTCGCCGCTCAACCGCTGGGTCATATGTTCGCGCCGCTGTACCGAGTGCGCGACACGCTGGACCCCGGTGCCGCATCGCGGCGCGCAGTGCAGTGGTGCATCGACGCGACGACGCGGATCGAACCGCTGTGGGACGCCAAGGTCGTGCAGCGGGTGGTCGATGGCGTGCAGTGGTCGGGCCGCAAGATCCAGCATCTGCAGCATGGCGACTTCCGGGTGTACTGCCTCTATGTGGTCGTCACGCTGGTCGTCCTTCTTCTGGTTGCGGTCTAG
- a CDS encoding respiratory chain complex I subunit 1 family protein yields MPSFELLCLAVLQALVLLAIAPLMTGISRMIRARMHSRRGPGVLQDYRDIVKLLKRQDVAPASAGFVFQATPYVILGAMLLLAMALPVFTRHSPVGAAADLITFAYVFALARFFFALSGLDSGSSFAGIGASREVTMGVLVEPTMILSLVVVALVEGSTNLGSMSAAISGGYLQAPMAILLAMVAFAFTVFIEMGKLPFDMAEAEQELQEGPLTEYSGASLAVLKLGLGLKKIVLAQFLLGVFLPFGNLDSFTAGDIALAVVALPLKLLTIFVLAGLIENSMARGRFLMTSRVTWIGFGCAVLAFVFYLTGL; encoded by the coding sequence ATGCCCAGTTTCGAGTTGCTCTGCCTCGCCGTCCTGCAAGCGCTGGTGCTGCTGGCCATCGCACCGCTGATGACCGGCATTTCGCGGATGATCCGCGCCCGCATGCATTCCCGGCGCGGCCCCGGCGTGCTGCAGGACTATCGTGACATCGTGAAGCTGCTCAAGCGCCAGGATGTCGCCCCAGCCTCCGCCGGTTTCGTATTCCAGGCGACGCCGTATGTGATCCTCGGCGCGATGCTGCTGCTGGCGATGGCTCTGCCGGTGTTCACCCGCCACTCGCCAGTCGGCGCCGCGGCAGACCTGATCACCTTCGCCTACGTCTTCGCGCTCGCCCGCTTCTTCTTCGCACTCTCCGGCCTCGACTCCGGCAGCTCGTTTGCCGGCATCGGTGCGAGCCGTGAGGTGACGATGGGCGTGCTGGTCGAGCCGACCATGATCCTCTCGCTGGTCGTCGTCGCGCTGGTCGAAGGCAGCACCAACCTCGGCAGCATGAGCGCGGCCATCTCCGGCGGCTACCTGCAAGCGCCAATGGCGATCCTGCTGGCGATGGTCGCTTTCGCCTTCACCGTGTTCATCGAGATGGGCAAGCTGCCCTTCGACATGGCCGAGGCGGAACAGGAGTTGCAGGAAGGCCCGCTGACCGAATATTCCGGCGCCTCGCTCGCAGTGCTGAAGCTGGGCCTGGGTCTGAAGAAGATCGTGCTCGCGCAGTTCCTGCTCGGCGTGTTCCTACCCTTCGGCAACCTGGACAGCTTCACCGCCGGCGACATCGCGCTCGCTGTCGTCGCACTGCCGCTGAAGCTGCTGACGATCTTCGTGCTCGCCGGCCTGATCGAGAACAGCATGGCGCGCGGCCGCTTCCTGATGACCTCGCGCGTGACCTGGATCGGCTTCGGGTGCGCGGTGCTGGCCTTTGTCTTCTACCTCACTGGGCTCTGA
- a CDS encoding NADH-quinone oxidoreductase subunit C — protein sequence MSVAEESRVGRNYIAGLAEKFPAAMLEVEWQTADQVTVTVKPDALPDVVAWLYYDQGGWLSVLFGNDERTLNGNFAVYYVLSMEQGVKCWVVVRVLVDPVEQEFPSVTPKVPAAVWGEREVRDMYGLRPVGLPDQRRLVLPDDWPEDLHPLRKDTMGYNQRPAPTSDTETYEFVNDGGESRVVPLGPLHITSDEPGHFRLFVDGEDIVDADYRMFYVHRGMEKVAETRMGYDEVTFLADRVCGICGFTHSVAYASSVENALGIEVPARAKAIRSIFLEVERLHSHLLNVGLASHFVGFDTGFMQFFRVREKAMTMAELLTGARKTYGMNLIGGVRRDIHKDERNKTLKLIAELRSEITPLVDMLMATPNLTQRTQGVGRLDPKVARDFSPVGPVVRASGYARDIRIDHPYAAYPDLPFGLHVLDGCDVLSRVLIRVKEFYDSLVIIEHALANMPEGPILNEGFSYQPHRFALGYAEAPRGEDIHWSMIGDNQKLFRWRCRAPTYANWPPLRYMLRGNTVSDAPLIVASIDPCYSCTDRVTLVDVNKGKSTTVPYKEIERYGRERKNSPLK from the coding sequence ATGTCCGTAGCAGAAGAATCCCGCGTGGGCCGCAACTACATCGCCGGGCTGGCGGAGAAGTTCCCCGCCGCGATGCTGGAGGTTGAATGGCAAACCGCCGACCAGGTCACCGTCACGGTGAAGCCCGACGCCCTGCCAGATGTGGTCGCCTGGCTGTACTACGACCAGGGCGGTTGGCTGTCGGTGCTGTTCGGCAACGACGAGCGCACGCTGAACGGCAACTTTGCGGTCTATTACGTGCTGTCGATGGAACAGGGCGTGAAGTGCTGGGTGGTGGTACGCGTACTGGTGGACCCGGTGGAGCAGGAGTTCCCCTCGGTGACGCCCAAAGTGCCGGCCGCCGTGTGGGGCGAACGCGAAGTGCGCGACATGTACGGCCTGCGCCCGGTCGGCCTGCCCGACCAGCGCCGCCTGGTGCTGCCGGACGACTGGCCCGAAGACCTGCACCCGCTGCGCAAGGACACGATGGGCTACAACCAGCGTCCGGCGCCGACCTCCGACACCGAGACCTACGAGTTCGTCAATGATGGCGGCGAGAGCCGCGTGGTGCCGCTGGGCCCGCTGCACATCACCTCGGACGAGCCGGGCCACTTCCGCCTCTTCGTCGACGGTGAGGACATCGTCGACGCCGACTACCGCATGTTCTACGTGCATCGCGGCATGGAGAAGGTCGCCGAAACCCGCATGGGCTACGACGAGGTGACCTTCCTCGCCGACCGCGTCTGCGGTATCTGCGGTTTCACGCACAGCGTGGCCTACGCCAGCTCGGTGGAGAACGCGCTGGGCATCGAGGTGCCGGCCCGCGCCAAGGCGATCCGCAGCATCTTCCTCGAAGTCGAACGCCTGCACAGCCACCTGCTGAACGTTGGTCTCGCGAGCCACTTCGTCGGCTTCGACACCGGCTTCATGCAGTTCTTCCGTGTACGCGAGAAGGCCATGACGATGGCCGAGTTGCTCACCGGTGCGCGCAAGACCTACGGCATGAACCTGATCGGCGGCGTGCGGCGCGACATCCACAAGGACGAGCGCAACAAGACGCTGAAGCTGATCGCCGAGTTGCGCAGCGAGATCACGCCGCTGGTCGACATGCTGATGGCCACGCCCAACCTGACCCAGCGTACGCAGGGCGTCGGCCGGCTCGACCCGAAGGTGGCGCGCGACTTCAGCCCGGTCGGCCCGGTGGTGCGCGCCAGCGGCTACGCGCGCGACATCCGCATCGATCACCCCTACGCCGCTTACCCCGACCTGCCCTTCGGCCTGCATGTGCTCGACGGCTGCGACGTGCTCTCGCGCGTGCTGATCCGCGTGAAGGAGTTCTACGACTCGCTGGTGATCATCGAACACGCGCTGGCCAACATGCCGGAAGGGCCGATCCTCAACGAAGGGTTCAGCTACCAGCCGCACCGCTTCGCGCTCGGCTACGCCGAGGCGCCGCGCGGCGAGGACATCCACTGGAGCATGATCGGCGACAACCAGAAGTTGTTCCGCTGGCGCTGCCGCGCGCCGACCTACGCGAACTGGCCGCCGCTGCGCTACATGCTGCGCGGGAACACCGTGTCCGACGCGCCGCTGATCGTCGCCAGCATCGACCCCTGTTACTCCTGCACCGACCGCGTCACGCTGGTCGATGTGAACAAGGGCAAATCCACGACCGTGCCGTACAAGGAAATCGAGCGCTACGGTCGCGAACGCAAGAACTCGCCGCTCAAGTAA
- a CDS encoding hydrogenase 4 subunit D — MENLALTIILLPFLGAIITALSPQRFAKWVATAFSALAATAVVALAIGFDQAGKLAREVDLLSFGQASLMGLTIDRLSVLVCVAVVVLGFLVVAYSTAYLTDGNREHPHDGRPRYYAFLLLFIGAMAGLVLSSTLVGQLVFFEITGACSWGLIGYYEKPKALKSAIKALIITHIAAIGLYFAAAWLFVDTGSFALTGLAQLNDGAKIAVFLGILVAAWGKSAQLPLHAWLPDAMEAPTPVSAYLHAASMVKVGVYLFARALYSAGAVPEVIGWVGVTMAVVTMVYGFAMYLPQRDMKRLLAYSTISQLSLIFMALSLSVFGSELAFKGAVAHIFNHAFAKSLFFLVAGALSYSCGTRMLPSLRGLLKHMPLLGISFCVAALSITGVPPFNGFFSKFPIFTAGFQLSAAHLLLLPLVVIALIESVASFAWFLRWFGDTTPGEASEAVATAQPVPLAIRFVLVTLIVMCVASSFIAASWLG, encoded by the coding sequence ATGGAGAACCTTGCGCTCACGATCATTCTGTTGCCCTTCCTCGGCGCGATCATCACCGCGCTGAGTCCGCAGCGTTTCGCCAAATGGGTGGCTACTGCTTTCTCGGCACTCGCTGCGACGGCGGTTGTTGCACTCGCGATCGGCTTCGACCAGGCCGGCAAGCTCGCACGCGAAGTCGATCTGCTGTCCTTCGGTCAGGCCTCCCTGATGGGCCTGACGATCGACCGCCTCAGCGTGTTGGTCTGCGTTGCGGTCGTCGTGCTGGGCTTCCTGGTGGTCGCCTACTCCACCGCCTACCTCACCGACGGCAATCGCGAGCACCCGCATGACGGTCGCCCGCGTTACTACGCCTTCCTGCTGCTGTTCATCGGCGCGATGGCGGGCCTGGTGCTCTCCTCCACGCTGGTCGGCCAGCTGGTGTTCTTCGAAATCACCGGCGCCTGCTCCTGGGGGCTGATCGGCTACTACGAGAAGCCGAAGGCACTGAAGTCGGCAATCAAGGCGCTGATCATCACGCACATCGCCGCAATCGGCCTCTACTTCGCGGCCGCATGGCTGTTCGTCGACACCGGCTCCTTCGCGCTCACCGGCCTCGCGCAGCTGAACGACGGCGCCAAGATCGCGGTGTTCCTCGGCATCCTGGTCGCGGCCTGGGGCAAGTCGGCACAACTGCCGCTGCACGCCTGGCTGCCGGATGCGATGGAGGCGCCGACACCAGTGTCGGCCTACCTGCACGCGGCCTCGATGGTGAAGGTGGGCGTCTACCTGTTCGCTCGTGCGCTGTACTCGGCTGGCGCGGTGCCGGAAGTGATCGGCTGGGTCGGCGTAACGATGGCGGTCGTGACCATGGTCTACGGCTTCGCGATGTACCTGCCGCAGCGCGACATGAAACGCCTGCTCGCGTATTCGACGATCTCGCAGCTGTCGCTGATCTTCATGGCGCTGTCGCTGTCGGTGTTCGGCTCCGAACTCGCCTTCAAGGGCGCCGTGGCGCACATCTTCAACCACGCCTTCGCGAAGAGCCTGTTCTTCCTCGTTGCCGGTGCGCTGAGCTACAGCTGCGGCACCCGCATGCTGCCGTCGCTGCGTGGTCTGCTCAAGCACATGCCGCTGCTGGGCATCAGCTTCTGCGTCGCCGCGCTATCGATCACCGGCGTGCCGCCCTTCAACGGCTTCTTCAGCAAGTTCCCGATCTTCACCGCGGGCTTCCAGCTCTCCGCCGCCCACCTGCTGCTGTTGCCGCTGGTGGTGATCGCGCTGATCGAATCGGTCGCGAGCTTCGCATGGTTCCTGCGCTGGTTCGGCGACACGACGCCGGGCGAAGCGTCCGAAGCGGTGGCCACGGCGCAGCCGGTACCGCTGGCGATCCGCTTCGTGCTGGTGACGCTGATCGTGATGTGCGTGGCGTCGAGCTTCATCGCCGCGAGCTGGCTTGGTTAA
- the hypE gene encoding hydrogenase expression/formation protein HypE, translated as MSYTRPLDLKHGRVDLSHGSGGRAMAQLIHDLFVRHFDNDYLRAQNDGACFPLPAGTGRMVMATDSHVVSPLFFPGGDIGCLSVHGTINDVAMAGGKPLYLAAGFILEEGFPLADLQRIVVSMAEAAREADVPIVTGDTKVVEQGKGDGVFITTTGIGVVPDGILLDPRRIQPGDRILVSGYLGDHGVAIMSLRENLSFDTAIKSDTAAIHGLAADMLAAVPGLRALRDPTRGGLAAVLNEFASAAGCGIVIREKAVPVRDEVAAACELLGLDPLYVANEGKLVAVCPAEDAEHLLDVMRSHPQGRDAAIIGEAIVDPNGFVQMETTFGGRRMVDWLTGEQLPRIC; from the coding sequence ATGAGCTACACCCGCCCGCTGGACCTCAAGCACGGCCGTGTCGACCTGAGTCACGGCAGCGGCGGACGCGCGATGGCGCAGCTGATTCACGACCTCTTCGTGCGCCACTTCGACAACGACTACCTGCGCGCGCAGAACGACGGCGCCTGCTTTCCGCTGCCTGCCGGCACCGGCCGCATGGTGATGGCGACCGACAGCCACGTCGTCTCGCCGCTGTTCTTCCCCGGCGGCGATATCGGCTGCCTGTCGGTGCACGGCACGATCAACGACGTCGCGATGGCCGGTGGCAAGCCACTCTATCTCGCGGCCGGCTTCATCCTCGAAGAGGGTTTCCCGCTCGCCGACCTGCAGCGCATCGTCGTGTCGATGGCAGAAGCGGCGCGTGAAGCCGACGTGCCTATCGTCACCGGCGACACCAAGGTGGTTGAACAAGGCAAGGGTGACGGCGTGTTCATCACCACCACCGGCATCGGCGTGGTGCCGGACGGCATCCTGCTCGACCCGCGCCGCATCCAGCCCGGCGACCGCATTCTGGTGTCCGGCTACCTTGGCGACCATGGCGTGGCGATCATGTCGCTGCGCGAAAACCTGTCCTTCGACACCGCGATCAAATCCGACACTGCTGCGATCCACGGCCTTGCTGCCGACATGCTGGCCGCTGTGCCGGGGCTGCGCGCACTGCGCGACCCGACGCGCGGCGGGCTCGCCGCCGTGCTCAACGAATTTGCCAGCGCCGCCGGCTGCGGCATCGTGATCCGCGAAAAGGCGGTGCCGGTGCGCGACGAAGTCGCTGCGGCCTGCGAGTTGCTCGGGCTCGACCCGCTCTACGTCGCCAACGAAGGCAAGCTCGTCGCGGTCTGCCCGGCCGAGGATGCCGAGCATCTGCTCGATGTCATGCGCAGCCACCCCCAGGGCCGCGATGCCGCCATCATCGGCGAGGCCATCGTGGACCCGAACGGCTTCGTACAGATGGAAACCACCTTTGGCGGACGCCGCATGGTGGATTGGCTCACCGGAGAACAACTACCCCGCATCTGCTGA